A window from Drosophila nasuta strain 15112-1781.00 chromosome 3, ASM2355853v1, whole genome shotgun sequence encodes these proteins:
- the LOC132790903 gene encoding USP6 N-terminal-like protein isoform X2, whose protein sequence is MTAAPPAVHDNGEQQQHALVKRAEDEREDIFNRYELGLDPNNVVDSWENPTFEIYHITDKYGFMHDSRLPSSRDSQEVQRTKIELERDKKWVKMLSHWPPPQDKLHKRVYKGIPDRMRWPAWKQLLNVDQSMATNKGVYARMLQLAKEHATETRQIDADVNRQFRDNLAYRERYSVKQCSLFNVLNAYSIYNSELGYCQGMACVAGVLLLYMQEEEAFWALNTLITDRKYGMHGLFIEGFPKLTRFIEHHDRILSKIMRKLHKHFIKHNVDALLYAIKWFFVVFVERVPFSLSLRVWDTFLLDGDRVILAMAVTILYLHKDELLRLKDMDGIIEYLQVKLHKNFGYNDDDAIQALERVMKKLKDLKLDVPPPAKSNEFPTRQLGVFVEADGEKKTGRRRDYTDTEKQEQNAIEVQSTVSYETSECATGDAYSMKTYQSMTSLATSPAISSNSLYSNGFVITGPEDGRSQSVNNLNYNSWQQMHQLAPAESMPNGRGKRHSYSNGSDSDSRNRLDLDMALEALQSQQLHLHLQPNNHHHPAPISPPAHSVRLIVQNGKGDDQQLNNTTNFHKQRSVIVVNNSNTGNNFMGEENEEKQEQEQEDDALSVENTRL, encoded by the exons ATGACAGCCGCTCCGCCCGCCGTACACGATAATggcgaacagcagcaacatgcatTAGTGAAACGCGCCGAGGATGAGCGCGAGGATATATTCAACCGCTATGAACTGGGCCTGGATCCCAACAATGTGGTGGATTCATGGGAGAATCCCACATTTGAAATCTATCACATAACCGACAA ATACGGCTTCATGCACGACTCCCGCCTGCCATCATCACGCGACTCACAAGAAGTGCAACGCACAAAGATTGAGCTGGAGCGCGATAAAAAATGGGTGAAGATGCTCAGCCATTGGCCGCCGCCGCAGGACAAACTACACAAGCGTGTCTACAAGGGCATTCCGGATCGCATGCGCTGGCCAGCCTGGAAGCAGCTGCTCAACGTGGATCAATCGATGGCGACGAACAAGGGCGTATATGCACGCATGCTACAGCTGGCCAAAGAGCATGCGACTGAGACGCGACAAATCGACGCGGACGTCAACCGGCAGTTTCGTGATAATCTCGCCTATCGGGAACGCTACAGTGTGAAGCAATGCTCTCTCTTCAATGTGCTGAATGCGTACAGCATCTATAACTCGGAGTTGGGATATTGTCAGGGGATGGCGTGTGTGGCTGgcgtgttgttgctgtataTGCAGGAGGAGGAAGCCTTCTGGGCCCTTAATACTCTCATTACGGATCGCAAGTATGGCATGCATGGACTTTTCATTGAGGGATTCCCTAAGCTGACGCGCTTCATTGAGCATCACGATCGCATTTTATCCAAGATCATGCGTAAACTACACAAACACTTTATCAAACACAATGTGGACGCACTGCTCTATGCCATCAAGTGGTTTTTTGTCGTCTTTGTGGAGCGC GTGCCTTTTAGTCTGAGTTTACGTGTGTGGGATACTTTTCTGCTAGACGGAGATCGGGTTATTTTGGCCATGGCCGTTACCATTCTCTATCTGCACAAGGATGAACTGTTGCGCCTCAAGGATATGGACGGTATTATTGAATATCTGCAGGTTAAGCTGCATAAGAACTTCGGCTATAACGACGACGATGCCATTCAGGCGCTGGAACGTGTCATGAAGAAGCTAAAGGACCTTAAACTCGATGTGCCGCCACCAGCGAAATCTAATGAGTTTCCCACACGTCAGCTGGGCGTGTTCGTTGAAGCGGATGGCGAGAAGAAAACCGGACGTAGACGAGACTACACCGATACGGAAAA ACAAGAACAAAACGCAATTGAGGTGCAATCAACTGTATCATATGAGACATCCGAGTGTGCTACAG GTGACGCGTATTCAATGAAAACCTATCAGAGTATGACTAGTTTAGCCACATCACCGGCAATTAGCAGTAACTCGCTGTATAGCAATGGGTTCGTGATCACTGGCCCCGAAGATGGCCGCAGCCAAAGCGTTAATAATCTCAACTATAACTCCTGGCAACAAATGCACCAGCTGGCGCCTGCTGAATCAATGCCAAATGGCCGGGGCAAGAGGCACAGCTACAGCAACGGCAGCGATAGCGACAGTCGCAATCGCCTCGATCTGGACATGGCGCTGGAGGCGCTTCAAAGTCAgcagctgcatttgcatttgcagccCAATAATCACCATCACCCGGCACCAATATCGCCTCCAGCTCACAGTGTCCGCCTCATTGTGCAGAACGGAAAAGGAGACGATCAACAGCTGAACAATACAACGAACTTCCACAAGCAGCGTAGTGTGATTGTtgttaataattcaaatactGGTAATAATTTCATGGGGGAAGAGAATGAAGAGAAGCAGgagcaagagcaagaagaTGATGCGCTGAGCGTGGAGAACACGCGTCTTTAG
- the LOC132790903 gene encoding USP6 N-terminal-like protein isoform X1 produces the protein MTAAPPAVHDNGEQQQHALVKRAEDEREDIFNRYELGLDPNNVVDSWENPTFEIYHITDKYGFMHDSRLPSSRDSQEVQRTKIELERDKKWVKMLSHWPPPQDKLHKRVYKGIPDRMRWPAWKQLLNVDQSMATNKGVYARMLQLAKEHATETRQIDADVNRQFRDNLAYRERYSVKQCSLFNVLNAYSIYNSELGYCQGMACVAGVLLLYMQEEEAFWALNTLITDRKYGMHGLFIEGFPKLTRFIEHHDRILSKIMRKLHKHFIKHNVDALLYAIKWFFVVFVERVPFSLSLRVWDTFLLDGDRVILAMAVTILYLHKDELLRLKDMDGIIEYLQVKLHKNFGYNDDDAIQALERVMKKLKDLKLDVPPPAKSNEFPTRQLGVFVEADGEKKTGRRRDYTDTEKQVLTDVISRQEQNAIEVQSTVSYETSECATGDAYSMKTYQSMTSLATSPAISSNSLYSNGFVITGPEDGRSQSVNNLNYNSWQQMHQLAPAESMPNGRGKRHSYSNGSDSDSRNRLDLDMALEALQSQQLHLHLQPNNHHHPAPISPPAHSVRLIVQNGKGDDQQLNNTTNFHKQRSVIVVNNSNTGNNFMGEENEEKQEQEQEDDALSVENTRL, from the exons ATGACAGCCGCTCCGCCCGCCGTACACGATAATggcgaacagcagcaacatgcatTAGTGAAACGCGCCGAGGATGAGCGCGAGGATATATTCAACCGCTATGAACTGGGCCTGGATCCCAACAATGTGGTGGATTCATGGGAGAATCCCACATTTGAAATCTATCACATAACCGACAA ATACGGCTTCATGCACGACTCCCGCCTGCCATCATCACGCGACTCACAAGAAGTGCAACGCACAAAGATTGAGCTGGAGCGCGATAAAAAATGGGTGAAGATGCTCAGCCATTGGCCGCCGCCGCAGGACAAACTACACAAGCGTGTCTACAAGGGCATTCCGGATCGCATGCGCTGGCCAGCCTGGAAGCAGCTGCTCAACGTGGATCAATCGATGGCGACGAACAAGGGCGTATATGCACGCATGCTACAGCTGGCCAAAGAGCATGCGACTGAGACGCGACAAATCGACGCGGACGTCAACCGGCAGTTTCGTGATAATCTCGCCTATCGGGAACGCTACAGTGTGAAGCAATGCTCTCTCTTCAATGTGCTGAATGCGTACAGCATCTATAACTCGGAGTTGGGATATTGTCAGGGGATGGCGTGTGTGGCTGgcgtgttgttgctgtataTGCAGGAGGAGGAAGCCTTCTGGGCCCTTAATACTCTCATTACGGATCGCAAGTATGGCATGCATGGACTTTTCATTGAGGGATTCCCTAAGCTGACGCGCTTCATTGAGCATCACGATCGCATTTTATCCAAGATCATGCGTAAACTACACAAACACTTTATCAAACACAATGTGGACGCACTGCTCTATGCCATCAAGTGGTTTTTTGTCGTCTTTGTGGAGCGC GTGCCTTTTAGTCTGAGTTTACGTGTGTGGGATACTTTTCTGCTAGACGGAGATCGGGTTATTTTGGCCATGGCCGTTACCATTCTCTATCTGCACAAGGATGAACTGTTGCGCCTCAAGGATATGGACGGTATTATTGAATATCTGCAGGTTAAGCTGCATAAGAACTTCGGCTATAACGACGACGATGCCATTCAGGCGCTGGAACGTGTCATGAAGAAGCTAAAGGACCTTAAACTCGATGTGCCGCCACCAGCGAAATCTAATGAGTTTCCCACACGTCAGCTGGGCGTGTTCGTTGAAGCGGATGGCGAGAAGAAAACCGGACGTAGACGAGACTACACCGATACGGAAAAGCAAGTCTTAACCGATGTGATATCAAG ACAAGAACAAAACGCAATTGAGGTGCAATCAACTGTATCATATGAGACATCCGAGTGTGCTACAG GTGACGCGTATTCAATGAAAACCTATCAGAGTATGACTAGTTTAGCCACATCACCGGCAATTAGCAGTAACTCGCTGTATAGCAATGGGTTCGTGATCACTGGCCCCGAAGATGGCCGCAGCCAAAGCGTTAATAATCTCAACTATAACTCCTGGCAACAAATGCACCAGCTGGCGCCTGCTGAATCAATGCCAAATGGCCGGGGCAAGAGGCACAGCTACAGCAACGGCAGCGATAGCGACAGTCGCAATCGCCTCGATCTGGACATGGCGCTGGAGGCGCTTCAAAGTCAgcagctgcatttgcatttgcagccCAATAATCACCATCACCCGGCACCAATATCGCCTCCAGCTCACAGTGTCCGCCTCATTGTGCAGAACGGAAAAGGAGACGATCAACAGCTGAACAATACAACGAACTTCCACAAGCAGCGTAGTGTGATTGTtgttaataattcaaatactGGTAATAATTTCATGGGGGAAGAGAATGAAGAGAAGCAGgagcaagagcaagaagaTGATGCGCTGAGCGTGGAGAACACGCGTCTTTAG
- the LOC132790903 gene encoding USP6 N-terminal-like protein isoform X5 — protein sequence MTAAPPAVHDNGEQQQHALVKRAEDEREDIFNRYELGLDPNNVVDSWENPTFEIYHITDKYGFMHDSRLPSSRDSQEVQRTKIELERDKKWVKMLSHWPPPQDKLHKRVYKGIPDRMRWPAWKQLLNVDQSMATNKGVYARMLQLAKEHATETRQIDADVNRQFRDNLAYRERYSVKQCSLFNVLNAYSIYNSELGYCQGMACVAGVLLLYMQEEEAFWALNTLITDRKYGMHGLFIEGFPKLTRFIEHHDRILSKIMRKLHKHFIKHNVDALLYAIKWFFVVFVERVPFSLSLRVWDTFLLDGDRVILAMAVTILYLHKDELLRLKDMDGIIEYLQVKLHKNFGYNDDDAIQALERVMKKLKDLKLDVPPPAKSNEFPTRQLGVFVEADGEKKTGRRRDYTDTEKQVLTDVISRQEQNAIEVQSTVSYETSECATGTSVASHGSSETMSLEDNNVHLKTANMLQNAPQREMLLGT from the exons ATGACAGCCGCTCCGCCCGCCGTACACGATAATggcgaacagcagcaacatgcatTAGTGAAACGCGCCGAGGATGAGCGCGAGGATATATTCAACCGCTATGAACTGGGCCTGGATCCCAACAATGTGGTGGATTCATGGGAGAATCCCACATTTGAAATCTATCACATAACCGACAA ATACGGCTTCATGCACGACTCCCGCCTGCCATCATCACGCGACTCACAAGAAGTGCAACGCACAAAGATTGAGCTGGAGCGCGATAAAAAATGGGTGAAGATGCTCAGCCATTGGCCGCCGCCGCAGGACAAACTACACAAGCGTGTCTACAAGGGCATTCCGGATCGCATGCGCTGGCCAGCCTGGAAGCAGCTGCTCAACGTGGATCAATCGATGGCGACGAACAAGGGCGTATATGCACGCATGCTACAGCTGGCCAAAGAGCATGCGACTGAGACGCGACAAATCGACGCGGACGTCAACCGGCAGTTTCGTGATAATCTCGCCTATCGGGAACGCTACAGTGTGAAGCAATGCTCTCTCTTCAATGTGCTGAATGCGTACAGCATCTATAACTCGGAGTTGGGATATTGTCAGGGGATGGCGTGTGTGGCTGgcgtgttgttgctgtataTGCAGGAGGAGGAAGCCTTCTGGGCCCTTAATACTCTCATTACGGATCGCAAGTATGGCATGCATGGACTTTTCATTGAGGGATTCCCTAAGCTGACGCGCTTCATTGAGCATCACGATCGCATTTTATCCAAGATCATGCGTAAACTACACAAACACTTTATCAAACACAATGTGGACGCACTGCTCTATGCCATCAAGTGGTTTTTTGTCGTCTTTGTGGAGCGC GTGCCTTTTAGTCTGAGTTTACGTGTGTGGGATACTTTTCTGCTAGACGGAGATCGGGTTATTTTGGCCATGGCCGTTACCATTCTCTATCTGCACAAGGATGAACTGTTGCGCCTCAAGGATATGGACGGTATTATTGAATATCTGCAGGTTAAGCTGCATAAGAACTTCGGCTATAACGACGACGATGCCATTCAGGCGCTGGAACGTGTCATGAAGAAGCTAAAGGACCTTAAACTCGATGTGCCGCCACCAGCGAAATCTAATGAGTTTCCCACACGTCAGCTGGGCGTGTTCGTTGAAGCGGATGGCGAGAAGAAAACCGGACGTAGACGAGACTACACCGATACGGAAAAGCAAGTCTTAACCGATGTGATATCAAG ACAAGAACAAAACGCAATTGAGGTGCAATCAACTGTATCATATGAGACATCCGAGTGTGCTACAG
- the LOC132792143 gene encoding uncharacterized protein LOC132792143, which produces MVSTRQMCGAGAGFEETPTSSTRASVVRRTTQYQNQHQHQQLHQHPQQQVAASSSTVATIAAPVLNFLDLPTELIHKTLGYLDYKKISNLRSVSNRMNDICMNMLNAAFARQIKTTFNRFQSIKASMPRRESARRNHPLACECDIIETCYMRLSLLQMSMGKHIERGHCCFFPGAILDEVQSILNYISITPRLQRPYRVTDELFDLSTMAMEYFKDRIEPTLPGLAYKDFFQLPITTKRPTLAISSDLSDNSNNSPPQNHMVLRKGIRKIKQGMKMYNNQLSVLRTELRTCKRKAAEQGKQLAEQQNLLAEHQKQTLEYANRLDENDKKNEEMARKFSTLLQELNKCKTELQFWRSKSPAIPPVCSSCNQKLPQVLPPEDLQALVNQGVDPENIIIINEEIDADADVEVDADGDANGSTDNNDAVTTTVTVTVEKPFASPDETTTAKLLAVNLAAKNLKRKYATVFDADTAATSKAIASNASTSNANMNSNSNTKAVQQQEQPTASANCGYPTKLFYGNQPQQSQQQQQQQQQQQHQRSGVIVSPVSMKLAVINNGNGGISSSEQQLQSSAAGDTLPTAVGATDPTSAGNVEPVESKKARRVQKANRCVSAHGKRSK; this is translated from the exons ATGGTTTCAACGCGCCAAATGTGTGGTGCTGGTGCCGGATTCGAAGAGACGCCAACATCGTCCACTCGAGCCTCTGTGGTGCGACGCACTACACAATATCAAAaccagcatcaacatcaacaactcCATCAACATCCACAGCAGCAGGTTGCTGCCTCCAGTTCAACGGTGGCGACAATTGCAGCACctgttttgaattttcttgATTTGCCCACGGAACTGATTCATAAAACACTTGGCTACTTGGATTATAAGAAAATTAGCAATCTGCGATCG GTATCCAATCGGATGAACGACATTTGCATGAATATGCTGAATGCTGCCTTCGCCAGGCAAATAAAGACGACATTCAATCGATTCCAGTCGATCAAGGCGAGCATGCCACGTCGGGAGTCGGCACGCCGCAATCATCCGTTGGCCTGTGAATGCGACATTATCGAAACATGTTACATGCGCCTCTCGTTGCTCCAAATGTCAATGGGCAAGCACATTGAGCGTGGTCATTGCTGTTTCTTTCCGGGTGCC ATACTCGATGAGGTCCAGtctattttgaattatataaGTATTACGCCGCGATTGCAGCGTCCATATCGCGTCACCGATGAACTTTTTGATCTCTCCACCATGGCCATGGAGTATTTTAAGGATCGCATTGAACCCACACTGCCTGGCCTGGCGTACAAGGACTTCTTTCAATTACCCATCACCACAAAGCGGC CTACTCTGGCCATCAGCTCGGATCTCTCGGACAATTCGAATAACTCACCACCTCAGAATCATATGGTACTGCGTAAGGGAATACGCAAGATCAAACAGGGCATGAAGATGTACAACAATCAGCTGTCGGTGCTGCGCACCGAGCTACGCACTTGCAAGCGCAAGGCTGCTGAGCAGGGCAAACAGCTGGCGGAGCAACAGAATCTGCTGGCCGAGCATCAGAAGCAGACGCTTGAATATGCAAACCGTCTAGACGAGAATGACAAAAAGAATGAGGAAATGGCTCGCAAATTTTCCACATTGTTGCAG GAACTCAACAAATGTAAGACCGAGCTACAATTCTGGCGCTCCAAGAGTCCCGCCATTCCACCAGTTTGCAGCTCGTGCAATCAGAAGCTGCCACAAGTGCTGCCGCCAGAGGACTTGCAGGCACTGGTTAATCAGGGAGTGGATCCCGAGAATATAATCATCATCAACGAGGAGATTGATGCTGATGCGGATGTTGAAGTCGATGCAGATGGAGATGCGAATGGATCTACTGATAATAATGATGCTGTGACCACCACAGTCACGGTGACCGTTGAGAAGCCATTCGCCTCACCAGACGAAACCACTACAGCCAAGCTGCTGGCCGTTAATTTGGCCGCTAAAAACCTAAAGCGCAAGTATGCGACAGTGTTCGATGCCGACACCGCTGCAACGTCCAAAGCAATTGCGTCCAATGCGTCAACGTCTAACGCAAACATGAACTCGAATTCGAATACGAAAGCTGTTCAGCAGCAGGAACAGCCGACTGCCAGCGCCAATTGTGGCTATCCAACGAAGCTCTTTTATGGCAATCAACCGCAGCAgtcgcaacaacagcagcaacaacaacagcagcagcagcatcaacgtAGCGGTGTCATTGTCAGTCCAGTGTCCATGAAGCTGGCAGTGATCAATAATGGCAATGGTGGAATCTCATCATCggagcagcagttgcaatCAAGTGCCGCCGGCGACACATTGCCAACGGCTGTCGGAGCAACTGATCCGACGAGTGCTGGCAACGTGGAGCCGGTGGAGTCGAAGAAGGCACGTAGAGTACAAAAAGCCAATAGATGTGTAAGTGCACATGGCAAACGGAGCAAAtaa
- the LOC132792145 gene encoding SET domain-containing protein SmydA-8: MQDYSEKLQEVTNEQLGRHLVVSERVEAGETLLDEQPLMVAPHWECGQLKCAQCMQESYIICRKCQVYPLCMDCSDHDAFECDFFASGAGSRISKDLLVKHYSICALLKMLLLLEDPARRDQCQPLVNRPITLEDYRDKDGMWQEHEEQVVRPIISSGLVEALPEQHLTSDILHAHCIRIDSNAFEVTARDGDMLKGVYVCGASLPHHCVPNTVVSLDEQFNMKLYAAVPLETGTVVHTSYTNPLMGTSQRQHQLRLTRHMDCACSRCLDPTELNTHMSSMKCRDCSDGYAVCELAGSGDWRCMSATCGAVMPAGDVHQLLGEVGSALVNAKGELEAYESLLAQHKQLFHPNHFLLLDIKQNIASILRAATLMNSLNDPCKKLMQRRVELCADLLPVCRAVVPGISKLYAIALFEYLVAFVELTELQFADADVSKKEYVAMLMRARVVAKEALELLQFEPENSAEGFLTERIGMELERIESDLMKYGKL; encoded by the exons ATGCAAGATTACAGCGAAAAGTTGCAAGAGGTGACCAATGAGCAGTTGGGCAG GCACTTGGTGGTCAGCGAGCGAGTTGAGGCGGGCGAAACGTTGCTGGACGAGCAGCCCTTGATGGTGGCACCTCATTGGGAATGCGGTCAGCTAAAGTGCGCCCAATGCATGCAGGAATCGTACATCATTTGCCGCAAGTGTCAGGTGTATCCGCTATGCATGGACTGCAGTGATCACGATGCCTTTGAGTGCGACTTCTTCGCCAGCGGCGCCGGCAGTCGCATCAGCAAGGATCTGCTGGTCAAGCACTACAGCATTTGTGCGCTGCtcaaaatgctgctgctgctcgaggATCCAGCGCGACGCGACCAATGCCAGCCGCTGGTGAATCGACCCATCACGCTGGAGGATTACCGTGACAAGGATGGCATGTGGCAAGAGCACGAGGAGCAGGTTGTGCGTCCCATAATCAGCAGTGGCTTGGTGGAGGCCCTGCCCGAACAGCATCTGACGTCGGACATCTTGCATGCGCACTGCATCCGCATCGACAGCAACGCCTTCGAGGTGACGGCACGCGATGGCGACATGTTGAAGGGCGTGTATGTCTGTGGCGCCAGTCTGCCGCACCATTGTGTGCCCAACACTGTGGTGTCCCTCGACGAGCAATTCAACATGAAGCTGTATGCTGCAGTGCCGCTAGAGACGGGCACCGTTGTGCACACATCCTACACGAATCCTCTGATGGGGACTAGTCAGCGGCAGCATCAGTTGCGTCTCACTAGGCACATGGATTGCGCCTGCTCGCGTTGCTTGGATCCAACCGAACTGAACACGCACATGAGCAGCATGAAGTGCAGGGATTGCTCCGATGGTTACGCTGTCTGTGAGTTGGCTGGCAGCGGCGATTGGCGCTGCATGAGCGCGACTTGTGGAGCAGTGATGCCTGCTGGGGATGTGCATCAGCTGCTCGGCGAGGTGGGCAGTGCTCTGGTCAATGCCAAGGGCGAGCTGGAGGCCTATGAGTCGTTGCTGGCCCAGCACAAGCAACTGTTCCATCCCAATCATTTTCTACTGCTCGACATTAAGCAGAATATTGCCAGCATTTTGCGTGCGGCGACTTTGATGAATTCCCTGAATGATCCTTGCAAGAAATTGATGCAGCGTCGCGTCGAGCTATGCGCAGATCTGCTGCCAGTTTGTCGCGCTGTTGTGCCTGGCATCTCCAAGTTGTATGCCATAGCGCTATTCGAGTACCTGGTGGCCTTTGTGGAGCTAACTGAGCTGCAGTTTGCCGATGCCGATGTCAGCAAGAAGGAGTATGTG GCGATGTTGATGCGAGCACGAGTGGTGGCCAAGGAGGCCCTGGAGCTGCTGCAGTTCGAGCCGGAAAACTCCGCAGAGGGATTTTTGACCGAACGCATTGGAATGGAGCTGGAGCGCATCGAGTCGGATCTGATGAAATACGGCAAACTGTAA
- the LOC132792144 gene encoding uncharacterized protein LOC132792144, whose product MAAVSEDFLKKCEVKHNETLGRFVIASRHIGAGETVLLEQPTLLLANSADRRCCSCHKLTTSFCGQCRLLPLCGECASHESRDCQRLANLQLNAEQVEELQTHTEVHGALKYLLLREHTETQAQYEELLQMESQLGVRRDTDIWRHYEEEVIAPLHATGLLLKLHNGADIDAELLQRLLGIADINAYEIRAPETGGAMRGIYMRAALFAHSCLPNLVTAIDEQRQIKIYASRAIAAGEVLYNCYTNILLGTEERRHILKTGKCFDCQCVRCLDPTELGTHMSSFVCTSCIPGGYIVRHSDTGVWQCLLNAEHTLKAEFVANVLERAKEEVFHARDDIYRLELLLVKLGRLLHGNHYIMLDLKQHIASILRQILQNMAHRPNRKVYERKIRLCQEILLVLKVVAPGLNRLKAIALYELANTQAELGRKLYSEQEHNASDLLAELQQTEVMSREALRMLLYEPISTPEGQLARNMLRELKELQNDMKALQQSNDDVIN is encoded by the exons ATGGCCGCAGTCAGTGAAGATTTTCTAAAGAAATGTGAGGTGAAACACAATGAAACGCTGGGCAG GTTTGTGATTGCCTCGCGCCATATTGGAGCTGGAGAGACAGTGCTGTTGGAGCAGCCGACTCTCTTGCTGGCCAACAGTGCGGATCGacgttgctgcagctgccacaagCTGACGACATCGTTTTGCGG ACAGTGTCGACTGTTGCCGCTGTGTGGCGAATGTGCCAGTCACGAGAGCAGGGATTGCCAGCGTCTAGCGAATCTTCAGTTGAACGCCGAGCAAGTGGAGGAGctgcagacacacacagaggtCCATGGCGCTCTAAAGTATCTGCTGTTGCGGGAACACACCGAGACGCAGGCTCAGTATGAGGAATTGCTGCAGATGGAGTCGCAGCTGGGTGTCAGACGTGATACGGACATTTGGAGACACTATGAGGAGGAGGTAATAGCGCCACTGCATGCCACGGGCTTGCTGCTAAAGCTGCACAATGGCGCTGACATCGATGCTGAGCTACTGCAGCGTTTGCTGGGCATTGCGGACATCAATGCCTATGAGATACGTGCTCCTGAAACAGGTGGTGCCATGAGGGGCATCTACATGCGAGCTGCTCTCTTTGCGCACAGCTGCCTGCCTAATCTGGTGACGGCCATCGATGAGCAGCGGCAGATTAAAATCTACGCCAGTCGAGCTATAGCTGCTGGAGAAGTTCTCTACAATTGTTACACCAATATTCTGCTGGGCACCGAGGAGCGTCGGCATATTCTGAAGACTGGCAAATGCTTCGATTGTCAATGTGTGCGTTGCTTGGATCCCACAGAGCTGGGCACGCACATGAGCAGTTTTGTCTGTACCAGCTGCATACCTGGTGGTTACATTGTTCGCCATTCGGATACTGGAGTTTGGCAGTGTTTGCTCAATGCTGAGCATACGCTGAAAGCTGAGTTCGTAGCCAATGTTCTGGAGCGCGCCAAGGAGGAGGTGTTTCATGCACGCGACGATATATATCGACTGGAACTGTTGCTCGTCAAGCTGGGACGTTTGTTGCATGGCAATCATTACATTATGTTGGATCTGAAGCAACATATTGCCTCCATACTGCGACAGATTCTGCAAAACATGGCTCATCGTCCCAATCGTAAAGTTTATGAACGAAAGATTCGTTTGTGCCAAGAAATATTGCTTGTGCTAAAAGTTGTGGCGCCTGGACTTAACCGATTGAAGGCCATTGCCCTATATGAATTGGCCAATACCCAGGCAGAGTTGGGACGCAAGTTGTACAGCGAACAAGAGCACAATGCTTCCGATTTATTG GCTGAGCTCCAGCAGACTGAAGTAATGTCACGAGAAGCGCTTCGAATGCTACTCTACGAGCCAATTTCAACTCCTGAGGGTCAATTGGCTCGCAATATGCTACGGGAATTAAAAGAGCTGCAGAACGATATGAAAGCACTTCAGCAATCAAATGATGATgttatcaattaa